In Rhodococcus pseudokoreensis, the DNA window CACGCTGCGAACTATCCGCTTCGCTTCGACCGGACCGGCGGCGACGGCGAGCTCGCGATAGGCCAGCGCGCACTGCACATGCACCTCGGTGTAGATCCGGTATCCGATGGCTGTGCGAGTCGCGGGAGGCAGCACGCCGTCGCGTTCGAGGTTACGGATCTGCTGGACGGAGCACCCGACACGGCGGGCCACGTCCACGGTCCGGAAATTCTGCATGTGGAGACTTGACCCCCTGTTTCTCCTGCACGTGCTCTACAAGGTCTCCACATGCACTTCAATGAAACGCTGGAAGCATGACGATAGACGACATAATCCACTTCGTGGAAGGTCTCGACGACGTCCTCACCCTCCGGCCGGACCCGGGCGACGGCTCGCCGGAAATCAGCTGGGGCGACACCTTCTTCTACTACTCACCGGATGGGGTTGTGCCGACGACTACCCAGCCGTTCGCCACGATCGTCACCAAGAACTATCCGGGTGACGAAGATTCGCGGCTCGACCGCGTCGGTGCCTTCCGGGTGAACATCCACGCCGGGAAGGAGGGGTTCATCGCGTCGCTAGGCCACGCGCCGCGGGAACAGGGGCCCGCCGACATCGACGCCGGCGCGTCCGACACTGTCATCGCTCACCCCGTCTACGGCTCCGCGGCCTGGCTGGCAGTCGTGAATCCGGGTCCCCGCACCAGTGAGCTCACCCGCGAGTTGCTCTGCACGGCATACACCCTCGCCCGTTCGCGGTACGAACGAAAAGCGGATGCCGCGCGACGTCACATCTGATGAATCTGGCTGCTGTTCCACCCGACGAGGAGTTCGTCGAGCGTCATGCCCTGGTCTCGGCGTTCTTGCCGTTGGTCGCGTTGCCGATCATGGCGGGGGCCGTCACCATTGTCGCCGCGGTCGCCGGGGATGGTCGGCGCGGAGACTGTCGTTGCGGGGAGTTCGGTCGCCGCCGCGACGGCGGTGGCCGCCCCGACAGGGACGACGGCGAGAGCGGCGGCGGCAACGACCGTCACGAGCCGGTTCCGCAGCGGGACTCGACGGAGCGTGTTCACTGCGCCCGAACGATTCGACGCGTGGGAAGCCTCGTGGGGAAGTGAGGTGTGCATTTTCAAGTGTCCTGTCCGAATGCGTGGACCCGACGTCCACAGCTACTCGAATGGTGTCCGCGAGGGCCCGGAACGTTACACCGGGAGGTCGAGTAATTCTGCAGACGTCGCGGGCCGACACCTCCGGGCCGAACTCCACACAGAAGTCCTTGTGCAGTGGAGAAGTTCTCCATGGATTGCTCCCTCGCCCTGTACTACCGTCGCAGTGACGCAGGCGGGCACCGTGCCGCCTGGCAGGAGGGCGACGGGAGACGCAGTGCCATCCATCGAATCCGGCGGGGCTCGAATCGACTACACCGTGCACGGTAACGGCGGCCGGTCCTCGTCGACCGTGATCTTGCTGGCGGGGTTCAAAGCGCCCGCCACCTCGTGGCGGTATCAGATCGCGTCGCTGATCCGGTCCGGCCACCGCGTCGTCGCCGTGGATCTTCCGGGCCACGGGACCGCACCTGCCATGTCGCACGGAACGACGATGCAGACACGGGCCGACCACGTGCACGCGCTCCTCGACGAACTCGACCTGCAGGATGCGGCGATGATCGGTGGCTCGATGGGCGGGAATACGATCTGGTCGTACGTCGACACGTACGGCACGGGGCGGCTTCGCGCCGCGGTCGTGGTCGATCAGACGCCGACGATGCTCAACACACCGGACTGGGAATACGGGTTCTACGGCTACGGACCGGACGAGGTAGACACGTACTTTGCGGACGGAATTCCCTCGACCGGCCACGGCACCCCGATCTGGAAGCGCGGCATGCGGTTGGTCCGCTTCGTCGCCGCGATGGGCCGCGTCGACTGGAAACTGTCGCAACCGGAACTCGCTCTGTTGAACGACCACGCGAAACGCGATTGGCGTCCGACGATCCGTTCGAGCGACCTTCCCGTGCTTTTCGTCGCTGGTTCCGAGAGCGAATTCTGGCCGTCGGCACACGCGGAGGCGGCCGCGGCCTTGGCTCCGAAGGGGGCGTCGACCGTCATCCCGCGGGCGGGCCACGCGACGAACATGGAGCGACCGGATCCGTTCAACACGGCTGTCGCCGAATTCCTCTCCGCAGCAAGCTGAGCCGCGCGCCGCCGGTCAGTCGACGGGTGGCACGACGACCGTGCGGCCGGTTTCGGCAGCCTCGCGTGCCGCCGCCAGCACTGCGATGGTGCCGAGTGCGGTGCGAGCCGGAACCGGCTGCGGACCGGTACCGGCGACTGCGGCCGCGAACTCGGTGTAGTAGTCCTGATACGCACCCCGCTGCGACGGGATCGTTTCCGGTCCTTCCGCCGTGTGCAGGACACCCCACCGCTCCGGTCGTTCGAGACCCCACCCGGCGGGATCGTCGACGGGCCGCGTCCCCGCGAACAGGGCCTGCGCCTGGACGTCCGTGCCGTCCGCCACATAGCTGCCGGCACTGCCGAACGCCCGCAGCCGACGTCCCTCCAGATGGTTGACCTTGGTCGACGAGACGGTCGAATAGACACCACTGCGGTGGGTGATGTTGACGACGAAGCCGGCGTCGGTGCGTCCCTCCGGCCGGTCGACGTAATCGAGGTGTGCGTCGACCCGATCGGCCGGACCGAACAACCACAGCACCTGGTCGACGACGTGTGCGCCGATGTCCCGCAACAACCCGCCGGTCGGGCCTGCTTCGAGGGTGTCGGCACCGTCCTGGTCGAAATGCGACTCGACACGCCAGATGTCGCCGAGTCGTGGCAGCACCGACTTCAGCGTGCGGATGTCGGCGTCGTATCGACGGTTGTGAAAGACACCGAGCAGCACCCCGGCTTCGTCGCCGGCGGCGATCAACTCGCGGGCCGTCGTGACATCAGGCGCGAACGGCTTGTCCGCGACCACGTGCACACCCCGCCCGACCGCCTCGAGCACGAGTTCGCGTCGCGTCTGCGGTGGAGTGGTGATGGTGACGGCATCGACACCGGAATCGACGAGTTCGCCCAGGCTCGCGAACACCGGCACTCCGGGGAAGTCGGCGGCGGCCTGGGCTGCGCGCTCGGCGGACCGGGTCACGATGCCGCCCAGCGTGATCCCCTCGGCGGCTTCGATGAACGGCGCGTGGAAATACCGGCCGCCGAGGCCGTACCCGACAATTCCAATCTTTACGGTCATGCCGCGAGTCTATGTTAAGACATTCGTACAATCTAGTGGACTGCGAACCTCGGCGCCACGAGCACCGCCAGCACGACT includes these proteins:
- a CDS encoding DUF6194 family protein, which gives rise to MTIDDIIHFVEGLDDVLTLRPDPGDGSPEISWGDTFFYYSPDGVVPTTTQPFATIVTKNYPGDEDSRLDRVGAFRVNIHAGKEGFIASLGHAPREQGPADIDAGASDTVIAHPVYGSAAWLAVVNPGPRTSELTRELLCTAYTLARSRYERKADAARRHI
- a CDS encoding alpha/beta fold hydrolase; its protein translation is MPSIESGGARIDYTVHGNGGRSSSTVILLAGFKAPATSWRYQIASLIRSGHRVVAVDLPGHGTAPAMSHGTTMQTRADHVHALLDELDLQDAAMIGGSMGGNTIWSYVDTYGTGRLRAAVVVDQTPTMLNTPDWEYGFYGYGPDEVDTYFADGIPSTGHGTPIWKRGMRLVRFVAAMGRVDWKLSQPELALLNDHAKRDWRPTIRSSDLPVLFVAGSESEFWPSAHAEAAAALAPKGASTVIPRAGHATNMERPDPFNTAVAEFLSAAS
- a CDS encoding Gfo/Idh/MocA family oxidoreductase, which translates into the protein MTVKIGIVGYGLGGRYFHAPFIEAAEGITLGGIVTRSAERAAQAAADFPGVPVFASLGELVDSGVDAVTITTPPQTRRELVLEAVGRGVHVVADKPFAPDVTTARELIAAGDEAGVLLGVFHNRRYDADIRTLKSVLPRLGDIWRVESHFDQDGADTLEAGPTGGLLRDIGAHVVDQVLWLFGPADRVDAHLDYVDRPEGRTDAGFVVNITHRSGVYSTVSSTKVNHLEGRRLRAFGSAGSYVADGTDVQAQALFAGTRPVDDPAGWGLERPERWGVLHTAEGPETIPSQRGAYQDYYTEFAAAVAGTGPQPVPARTALGTIAVLAAAREAAETGRTVVVPPVD